One part of the Vicia villosa cultivar HV-30 ecotype Madison, WI linkage group LG6, Vvil1.0, whole genome shotgun sequence genome encodes these proteins:
- the LOC131609876 gene encoding acetyl-coenzyme A synthetase, chloroplastic/glyoxysomal, protein MFSQIAFNPILCATPPSLNEKKKIPFCSSSSGSLLCNIDCVSGRTNSMASNHRTNNYLRHLESMKILPSGAGRIPHLNAVILGESLATEEEDYVLPSEEFASKAHVQSPEQYLEMYKRSIEDPAGFWSEIASDFYWKQKWGDQVYSENLDVTKGNINIEWFKGGITNICYNCVDRHVEAGLGDKVAFYWEGNEIGVDATLTYAQLLEQVCQVANYLKDLGVKKGDAVIIYLPMLMELPITMLACARIGAVHSVVFAGFSSESLSQRIIDCKPKVVITSNAVKRGSKVIYLKDIVDSAINDSAKNGVSIDVCLTYDNTLALTRKDTKWKEGRDIWWQDVIPKYPTTCPVEWLDAEDPLFLLYTSGSTGKPKGVVHTTGGYMVYTATTFKYAFDHKPSDVYWCTADCGWITGHSYVTYGPILNGATVVLYEGAPNYPDAGRSWNIIDKFKVSIFYTAPTLVRSLMQYGDEHVTRYSRKSLRVLGSVGEPINPSAWRWFYNVVGDSRCPISDTWWQTETGGFMITPLPGAWPQKPGSATCPFFGVEPVIVDEKGVALEGECSGYLCVKRSWPGAFRTLYGDHERYETTYFKPFAGYYFSGDGCSRDKDGYYWLTGRVDDVINVSGHRIGTAEVESALVSHPKCAEAAVVGVEHEVKGQSIYAFVTLVDGVPYSEELRKDLVLTVRKQIGAFAAPDKIHWAPGLPKTRSGKIMRRILRKIASRQLDELGDTSTIAEPQVVNQLIELIDS, encoded by the exons ATGTTCTCACAAATTGCGTTCAATCCAATTCTCTGTGCAACTCCACCATCGTTGAACGAGAAGAAGAAAATTCcgttttgttcttcttcttctggttCTCTTCTCTGTAACATCGATTGTGTAAGTGGAAGAACGAATTCGATGGCTTCGAATCATAGAACTAACAATTACTTACGCCATTTGGAATCGATGAAGATTCTTCCATCTGGTGCTGGTAGAATTCCTCATCTGAATGCTGTTATTCTCGGTGAAAGTCTTGCTACCGAAGAAGAAGATTATGTTCTTCCTAGCGAAGAATTCGCTTCCAAAGCACATGTTCAGTCACCGGAACAG TATTTGGAGATGTATAAGAGATCCATTGAAGATCCTGCTGGATTTTGGTCTGAAATTGCATCTGATTTCTACTGGAAACAAAAATGGGGTGATCAAGTTTATAGTGAAAATTTGGATGTCACAAAAGGAAATATTAACATTgag TGGTTCAAGGGTGGGATCACGAACATCTGTTATAATTGTGTGGATAGACATGTTGAAGCTGGACTTGGTGACAAAGTTGCGTTTTACTGGGAAGGGAATGAGATTGGTGTTGATGCTACTTTAACATATGCGCAGCTTCTTGAACAAGTTTGCCAG GTTGCAAACTATCTGAAAGATCTTGGTGTCAAAAAGGGGGATGCTGTGATTATTTATTTGCCCATGCTTATGGAGCTTCCTATCACAATGCTTGCTTGTGCTCGCATTGGTGCTGTTCATTCG gtTGTATTTGCCGGTTTTTCTTCAGAAtctctttcgcagagaatcattGATTGTAAGCCAAAAGTTGTAATTACTTCCAATGCTGTTAAGAGGGGCTCTAAGGTTATCTATCTTAAAGACATCGTTGATTCTGCCATCAATGATTCAGCTAAAAATGGGGTCTCTATAG ATGTTTGCCTTACTTATGACAACACATTAGCCTTGACGAGGAAGGATACAAAATGGAAGGAAGGGCGAGATATATGGTGGCAG GATGTCATTCCCAAATATCCAACCACTTGTCCAGTGGAGTGGCTTGATGCTGAGGATCCACTTTTTCTACTCTATACAAGTGGGAGTACCGGAAAACCTAAG GGTGTCGTCCATACAACTGGTGGTTATATGGTATACACTGCAACAACATTTAAGTATGCATTTGATCACAAACCATCTGATGTCTACTG GTGCACAGCGGATTGTGGTTGGATTACTGGGCACAGCTATGTCACTTATGGACCCATACTCAATGGTGCAACTGTTGTTCTGTATGAAGGG GCTCCCAATTATCCTGATGCTGGGCGTAGTTGGAACATTATTGATAAATTTAAAGTATCAATATTCTACACTGCCCCTACATTGGTGCGGTCCCTCATGCAATATGGTGATGAG CATGTTACCCGCTACTCAAGGAAATCTTTACGAGTACTGGGAAGTGTAGGCGAGCCCATAAATCCAAGTGCATGGAG ATGGTTTTACAATGTCGTTGGAGATTCAAGATGCCCTATCTCTGACACTTGGTGGCAAACAGAAACTGGTGGCTTCATG ATAACTCCACTACCTGGTGCTTGGCCCCAGAAGCCTGGTTCTGCTACTTGCCCTTTCTTTGGAGTCGAG CCTGTCATAGTGGATGAGAAAGGTGTTGCGTTAGAAGGAGAGTGTAGTGGTTACTTGTGTGTTAAGAGATCATGGCCAGGGGCATTCAGAACTTTGTATGGCGATCATGAACGATATGAAACAACATATTTCAAGCCCTTTGCTGGCTACTATTTCAGTGGTGATGGCTGCAGCAG GGATAAAGATGGATACTATTGGCTTACTGGGAGAGTTGACGACGTCATTAATGTCAG TGGCCATCGTATTGGGACAGCTGAAGTAGAATCAGCTCTAGTTTCACATCCAAAATGTGCTGAAGCAGCCGTTGTAGGCGTGGAGCACGAG GTTAAAGGACAGAGTATATATGCTTTTGTTACTCTTGTGGACGGTGTTCCATACAGTGAAGAACTGCGTAAGGACCTCGTACTCACAGTTCGAAAGCAG aTAGGAGCGTTTGCAGCACCTGACAAAATCCACTGGGCACCTGGGCTCCCAAAAACAAGGAGCGGAAAGATAATGAGAAGAATTCTTAGAAAAATTGCGTCGAGGCAGCTAGATGAACTCGGAGATACAAGTACCATTGCAGAGCCACAAGTGGTCAACCAACTTATTGAACTTATTGATTCATGA
- the LOC131609877 gene encoding eukaryotic peptide chain release factor subunit 1-3 yields MADGESDKNIEIWKIKKLIKALEAARGNGTSMISLIMPPRDQVSRVTKMLGDEYGTASNIKSRVNRQSVLGAITSAQQRLKLYNKVPPNGLVLYTGTIVTDDGKEKKVTIDFEPFKPINASLYLCDNKFHTEALNELLESDDKFGFIIMDGNGTLFGTLSGNTREVLHKFTVDLPKKHGRGGQSALRFARLRMEKRHNYVRKTAELATQFYINPATSQPNVAGLILAGSADFKTELSQSDMFDPRLQAKILNVVDVSYGGENGFNQAIELSAEILSNVKFIQEKRLIGKYFEEISQETGKYVYGVDDTLKALEMGAVETLIVWENLDINRYVLKNATTGEIVIKHLKKEQESDQSQFRDAETSAELEVQEKLPLLEWFANEYKKFGCTLEFVTNKSQEGSQFCRGFGGIGGMLRYQLDIRSFDELSDDDGVYEDSD; encoded by the coding sequence TCTCTGATAATGCCTCCACGCGATCAAGTATCTCGTGTCACTAAGATGTTGGGAGATGAATATGGAACTGCTTCAAATATCAAAAGTAGGGTAAACCGACAATCTGTGCTTGGAGCCATTACTTCTGCTCAACAGAGGTTGAAACTGTACAATAAGGTTCCTCCGAATGGATTGGTTCTTTATACGGGTACCATTGTCACTGATGATGGAAAGGAAAAGAAAGTAACAATTGATTTTGAACCTTTCAAACCAATTAATGCATCACTTTATCTTTGTGATAACAAGTTTCACACAGAAGCTCTAAACGAACTTCTAGAATCAGATGACAAGTTTGGTTTTATAATTATGGATGGAAATGGAACCCTTTTCGGGACTCTAAGTGGAAATACTCGTGAGGTGCTTCATAAGTTTACTGTTGATCTACCAAAGAAACACGGTAGAGGAGGGCAGTCAGCTCTGCGTTTTGCTCGTCTTCGTATGGAAAAACGACACAATTATGTTAGGAAGACTGCAGAACTTGCTACTCAGTTTTACATCAACCCTGCTACTAGTCAGCCTAATGTTGCCGGACTCATACTTGCTGGTTCGGCCGACTTCAAGACTGAGCTTAGCCAGTCCGATATGTTCGATCCTCGCTTGCAAGCAAAGATATTGAACGTGGTCGATGTTTCCTATGGTGGGGAAAATGGATTTAATCAAGCTATTGAGTTATCTGCTGAGATTCTATCTAATGTGAAGTTCATACAAGAGAAACGCTTGATAGGAAAATATTTTGAAGAGATAAGCCAAGAAACTGGGAAATATGTTTACGGAGTTGACGACACATTGAAGGCTCTAGAAATGGGTGCTGTTGAAACACTCATTGTATGGGAAAATTTGGATATTAACAGGTATGTGCTAAAAAATGCTACAACCGGTGAGATTGTAATAAAGCATTTGAAGAAGGAACAAGAGAGTGATCAAAGCCAATTCCGCGATGCGGAAACCTCTGCAGAGTTGGAGGTTCAAGAGAAGCTGCCGTTACTTGAGTGGTTTGCGAATGAGTACAAAAAATTTGGATGCACGCTGGAATTTGTGACCAACAAATCCCAAGAAGGGTCACAGTTTTGCAGAGGGTTTGGTGGCATCGGAGGTATGCTTCGCTACCAGCTTGATATCAGATCATTTGATGAGTTATCTGATGATGATGGAGTGTACGAGGATTCTGATTAA